From the genome of Spinacia oleracea cultivar Varoflay chromosome 2, BTI_SOV_V1, whole genome shotgun sequence, one region includes:
- the LOC110798553 gene encoding uncharacterized protein produces the protein MANLFTLSPASTPSFFRKITPVSVPISKIPKLLGQSHFSSARSTHSSSFAMAAAATDTTKNRVVPAIIVGGGRVGRALQDMGNGDDLLIKRGDSVPLDFDGPILVCTRNDDLEGVLQLTPQSRWTDLVFFQNGMLEPWFHNKGLGEVDQVLAYFAVAKLGEAPIDGKTDTNPEGLTAAFGKWASAIAERLRVGGLACKVLDKEAFQKQMLEKLIWISAFMLVGARHPGATVGIVEKEYRSEVSDLIAELASAAAAEKGLAFEEGLEERLCAYSRAVAHFPTAVKEFKWRNGWFYSLSEKATSESKPDPCPLHTAWLKESKIV, from the exons ATGGCCAACTTGTTCACCCTTTCTCCGGCTTCCACGCCATCATTCTTCCGCAAAATAACACCAGTTTCAGTTCCAATTTCCAAAATCCCAAAACTTCTGGGACAATCCCATTTTTCGAGTGCTAGAAGTACTCATTCATCAAGCTTCGCCATGGCTGCTGCTGCTACTGATACTACAAAGAATAGAGTTGTTCCCGCCATTATTGTTGGTGGTGGAAGAGTTGGGAGAGCTTTACAAGACATGGGTAACGGTGATGATTTGTTGATTAAAAGAGGGGATTCTGTACCTCTTGATTTTGATGGGCCCATCTTAGTTTGTACTAGGAATGATGATCTTGAGGGTGTTCTTCAACTTACTCCTCAATCGCGTTGGACCG ATTTGGTCTTTTTCCAGAATGGGATGTTGGAACCATGGTTTCACAATAAAGGTCTTGGTGAAGTTGACCAGGTTTTGGCATATTTTGCGGTGGCAAAGCTTGGAGAAGCACCAATTGATGGTAAGACCGACACTAATCCAGAAGGCCTGACAGCAGCATTTGGCAAATGGGCGTCTGCTATAGCAGAAAGATTACGTGTTGGAGGCCTCGCTTGTAAG GTACTCGATAAGGAAGCATTTCAGAAGCAGATGTTAGAGAAGCTGATATGGATATCAGCATTTATGCTTGTTGGAGCCCGTCATCCTGGAGCAACTGTGGGTATTGTAGAGAAGGAATATCGATCCGAG GTGTCAGATCTCATCGCTGAACTTGCATCTGCAGCTGCAGCAGAAAAGGGCCTTGCTTTTGAAGAAGGATTAGAAGAAAGATTATGTGCTTATTCTCGTGCTGTTGCACATTTCCCCACAGCAGTGAAAGAG TTTAAATGGAGAAACGGCTGGTTCTATTCACTATCTGAGAAGGCAACTTCTGAAAGCAAACCAGATCCGTGCCCCCTTCACACCGCATGGCTAAAAGAATCGAAGATTGTGTGA